From Deinococcota bacterium, one genomic window encodes:
- a CDS encoding DUF1328 domain-containing protein gives MLRYAIIFLVIAIIAAIFGFGGIAGTASTIAVWLFWIAVIIFVVTLIMGLVSGRRP, from the coding sequence ATGCTACGCTACGCCATAATCTTTCTCGTCATCGCCATCATCGCCGCCATTTTCGGCTTCGGCGGTATCGCCGGCACCGCATCCACCATCGCCGTGTGGTTGTTCTGGATTGCCGTCATCATCTTCGTCGTCACGCTGATCATGGGCTTGGTAAGCGGACGAAGGCCCTAA